A window of Gossypium hirsutum isolate 1008001.06 chromosome D13, Gossypium_hirsutum_v2.1, whole genome shotgun sequence genomic DNA:
AGAAAGGTTGTTGATAACTATGTTGCTCTGACTTGGGGGAAAGTATTGGATATAGGCGTGTGTCCAATACGGGCATGCTcaaatttttcaatgtttttctatatatttgaagCATAATACACCCATAACGGTGTCTGAATCCATGTTGGACATGGATACTTCAAGAAAATGAAGAATTGAAGTAACAAAGGTGAATCAAGTGCAACCAGGAAATAGACTCATATACTGCTTGTTGATATAGAATACTCATTAATATTTTTCAGCCACATGAAAATCTATGATCATCATGAAAGTCAATCTCATAGTTCCTATTGACGAGatgaacacaaaagaaacataCAGCTTTGGCAAGGGAATCCGTGATATCATTTTCATAGGCTGTGTTCTCAATTATTGGGATTACAAGTTCGTCATAGTAACCATGCCCCTGAATTCCTTTTATCATTTCCATATGAGTGATCTGCAAATGTCCAAAAGGGAATAAGTAAATCAATCGCTGAAAGAGAAAGAACAAAGAGAAGACACTGGAGAAGGAAATTAAAAGCAAGGGAAAGACAGAAAGCTCACTTTAGCAAAATATTTCGGTCAGGGAAAAAATTACGCGAAACTCTTTTGAAAGTGAATTTATCATAGTTACAAGACATGATTCCATTCCACGACTGTGGATAACCGGTCCACCATCACGCAGATCATATGTCTGAGATACTTACACTATAAGCACTCGTTTTCTCGTAAAAACTTATCAAAGGTCATGCTGAAAaggaatattatgtttaaaagTAAAGCATATCACAAGAGCATACTATCCTAACAAATGCTATAACATCAAAAATAGGATCATTATCGCCTCAGTAAATTCCAGattacaatttcaaaaaaaaaaatactcgGTAAAATAAACTACTGGTTTGATTAAACAATGCCAAATAATAGTTTTCAGAAAAGCAGATATAATAGTTGCCTTCATGAAAAGAGGAGCACAATTGGAGCACTTGGGAGGCTTATGAGGATATGGCTTTGGCGAAGGTGAAGATATGATAGACCAGTCTCCTGATAATCCATACATGACTAGAAGCGTGTCAAAAAAGGACACTCCCGGACTTTACTTTGGCCTGAATCAGAacggaaaaaaaaaacccatataCAAGAATAGAACTTCAGTAAACAGATAAAAAGAACTTTAACATTTAATCGTGATAATTTATGGGATTTTTAACATACCCGTCTTCTTTGGAGTCGATTCGCTTATATGAAGATGATGATGCTGGGGTTTTTTTTTGCAGAGAACGAAATACAGAGGCAAAGGTAAGGTAAGGACGGTAAATGAGAAGGGAAAAAAGGGATAAATGGGGAAGAAAATAAAGGGAATATGAGTGTCTGCCTAAgaacgaaaaaaaaaaaagttaatgtattatatagttataaatttactagatgtttggttgggtgtaatgggTTTGCCATTACAGTCCTATTCCGTGGGCCCCACCTATTCCGtcgtttggttgggtgtaatgtCCTCAAACAGAAGCTGCCAGCAAATCTTTTGTTGCTGAAGGTAACTGCAAAAAAAAACTAGAGGACCGGCCACACCATCAACAGACTGCAAAAAAAAAGTGAGTTTTTCTCAGATCTGATTCCataactttttccttcctttcaGCCGCCACAACTGCTTCTTCTTCATCACTCATCAGCAGactacttcttcttcttcatccgcTCGCCGGCCGCCAGTCATCCGTGTCCATTTTCGGACAACGATGTCTTGACAGTTCGTATTCCGTAGGACACCAGTACGAGAGGGAAGATCCGTGTCGGTGCTTCTCCATTGCCTGACATCCTTATACAAGAAAGGTTTTTTATTTGCTAACATTTTACATCTCATTCTGTTCtctgaaaaaaatttgaattttgattcattCCCATGTGACTCATCCCTTGAAGCAATATAAACTACAAACTGTGTGGCTTTATATTCAATCTCAACCTTAGCTAGGTTTACCTTCTTGTTGTGGTTCAAACAAGGGAGCAACTATATATGAAAAATCAAGTTTTATCTTTTTACAGAGGTTCACCATCGTTTTCACTAAAACTAACGACATTCTTCTGGTTTTTTTAGTTTGTTAGTAATATTgttttaccatttttattttcaGCTTGACATAACTGCAATCATAGCCGAGATTTACATTTTAAGCTTCAGTGGCGATTTCATCTCTCCCTTGTATTCAACCTGTAAGAGTTCCTTTCAAAGCTTGTAGCTTCTTTCCTGCTGGTGTTTGTGGTGGATTCAACAATAAGAAAAGGATAAATGCTGTTGTTTTTTCTTCGTTGAGGAAAATTTCCAACGATATCAGCATTGAATCCGAGGTGCTTTTTTCTTTAATGTGCATTTGCTTGATGAAGCAGCCAACTGTTTTTAGTAATTATCTGCTTGTCTTTTACTCCATCAAGGCATTGGCTGATTAAATAGTTTGCAAGCATGGATTTTATATGGCTTTACCCCTTATCCTTGAAGAAGAAGTGTTAAAATACTATCTAATAAAGTATATCTTTCCCAAATGAAGACATAAGGACAAGCTAGATTTATTAGCTATTAACGAATGGAGATGTCAGATAGAAGAAAAGGATTATCGAACTTCGAATTTGTTTAAGCAGTCTTGCACTAATAACTTGCTTTGCCTTAGCCATGAATCCAGGCTTCTTTGCCCCACCTCATGCCCATTTGATGCTGATATTATTACTGGTAAGTTAGCCCGGCATTTCCTGAAACAGCTAATAATGTTATTAGTATTCCTCTAACCCTATTTTCATCTATGTGTTTTGACTAGTGCTTAAGAATTAACTGGACTATGGGAGGTCCCAATCTTATCCATTATGGTATGAACTGTTGCACATCTGGAAAATAAAATATAGGATTAATGGTAACCATCTCTGAAAGGAGTCAAATGTTGCCTGGTACTATGAGTTGAGGTACTAAGCCATTGAGGGCTTAGTGGTGATTGGCAAAACCCCTTTGCTTTCGAACCCCTTGTCCTCTGTCTCTATGGTTTTCTGATTTCAGTTCTTTATTCTTAAAAATCAGATCtctaatttgtttaaattatattgattgtggaaatttattttattactagtGAAAATACAATATGGTAGTTCTTTGCACTATGTAGACGCATGGTTATAGTGAAGTTGTTATTCTTGTATGGTATCTCAttgattttgtatatatattctcTTAGACTTCTATATATTTTGAAAAACCGCACATCTATAAGGACCTaaatatctaaaatttttaattttaggttgATACATTGTTGGACAATATCAAATGGGATGACAAAGTCAAAATGTTGACACTGGAGCCATATTAATGCAAGGCTTTGTCAACAGGGATGCACTAACTACAACTATCACTTTTAGGAAGGCAACGTTCTTCAATCGATCACAGGCAACATTGTGGACAAAAGGAGAAACTTCCAACAATTTCATCAACATTTATGACAAAAGGAGAAACAAGTTATGCGTGCAATTTAGTTGGAGAGGTTTTTTGTTAGGTCATGTAAAACTTTTGTTGGTTAAACTATTAGAAATTCAAGAGCAAATTGGGTCCTCTAATATAAAAATGaggaatttagtccttatataatTCGTTTTGAAGCAAACAagtaacttttgaatagttttaatatttttttatataaatgctcgtggaaaaaattgaaaataaacatgtctaaaagtttaatcataaaaaatctatctttctacagaaaatacaaaaaaaaaagaagttaacataaaagaagaaaacaacaTTGAAGATCAAAATTGCTGCAATTCAAAActagaaacaaaaatgaaattgagaaaataaaatttacgtTCTAAATTTTAGAATTCGAAATTGTTGATGCACAACAATAGAATCCTAATTTGTCAATGGACAGAAAATCACTGATGAGATGAGTTGAAAGGTGTTTTACGGTCGGAAATGGAGTACATAATTGGGAATATGAAGAAAAACCCTAATTCATTACGTTGTTAAGCAAATTGAACTTGGGTTGTTGGTGGTAAAGtaacaatcataaaatcattattcaaagtcaagtttaaatattttaatatttgatagaaGAAATTGATGAAGTTAGTTGATACAATCATAAGAATATTtagggttttttacaaaaatattattaaaaaataaaaaataactaaaatgttataacttttttttatttaccaaaatatagtttttttatttactaaaatatataaaaaaaacaaaaaaacaaaaaaaaacctgaCACCAGCCTGATCAGGCCAATTAAATTGgtggcaccaaaggtgccaaataAATTggtggcaccaatggtgccaaagtCATTGGCGGCACCATGGTgccaaaggaaaaaaaagtgtgTAATTACTTTCTAagtcctccttatttattattttctttttatttccctttaacttatttttttatttaataactcttttttaatttaataaactattctcatttaataactctattttaatataataaaatattaagtacttaatattttattaaattaaaatagagttattaaatgagagaaTTCTAATTAAGTGACCATCTGCAGTTTCAAAGACCTaacatgcaaatttaccattttgaaatttaccattttgaattttgaaagtgaattgctgcgcactaaaattgaaatgtggctaattgccttctaagccctccttatttattattttctttttattccccttcaactcaattttttatttaataaccctattttaatttaaaaaattaagtattacttaatattttattaaattaaaatagagttattaaatgagaatagtttattaaattaaaatagagttattaaataaaaaattgagttgaaggggaataaaaagaaaataataaataaggagggcttagaaggtAATTAGtcacatttcaattttagtgcgcAAGCTGCAGCAATTcacttttaaaattcaaaatggtaaatttgcatgtcaAGTCCTTGAAACTGCAGATGgttacttaattagaattctctcatttaataactctattttaattttaaaaaattaagtattacttaatagtttattaaattaaaatagagttattaaatgagaatagtttattaaattaaaataaagttattaaataaaaaaaataagttaaaggggaataaaaagaaaataataaataaggaagaCTTAGAAAACAattacacactttttttttcctttggcaCCATGGTGCCAAACATGGTGCCACCAATGactttggcaccattggtgccaccAATTtatttggcacctttggtgccgccaatttaattggcctgatcaggctggtgtcaggttttttttttttgttttttttgatatattttggtaaataaaaaatatatatatattttggtaaataaaaaaaagttataacattttagttattttttatttttttataatatttttgtaaaaaaacccgaatatttaatactaagaatttattaaattatatatttatgttaaattatatttaataataattatttcaaattatattttatagtattatatattatgattttagtaaattcatataagaatatttaatactaagaattttattaaattatatatttttgttaaattatatttaataataattattttaaattatattttatagtattatatattatgattttagtaaattcatatattttattaaattatatttaataataattatgctaaaatatgattaaattatttattatttatattaataatcttattaaaatttaataacaataacaataatcacctacctaaaaaaaattctgctaagggtattctagtcattttagtttttttccttatgctattacaacatcattccattcaaccaaacacaagaatactattacagttctattctattccattcaaccaaacaaaaggattacctattacacctctattacattacACCTgtattccattacagcgaaccaaacgtgctcttaTAATGGGGTAAGAAAGTAAAAACAAATTATAGTAGtataaaaatagtgaaattaagtataataaaaatatgtgAGACCCatataaattagatttaaaatattttttaaaattttattttaattataaattaataaatgtatgtgttacctaaattcttattaaataaagtaagaCATTATTTACAAgttaagttaaacaaaatatatttttttctcgtagatttagtatttattagtataatatattttaacataaaatatatataaataataaaaatattttttattgccGTATCTTACCGTACTCGtgtccttattttttaaaaattaccgtGTCGCCGTATTCGTATCGTGTCATACCCGTATTACGTGTCCGTGTCCATGCTTCATATAGTTCCATTCTCTCCGTTTGAACACACCTATCAAAGTACCAAATCACAAGCCTGTAATTAAGCTATGCTGGAAAAGATCTTCTAGTAATTGGCAAAGGAATAAACAAACATGCAGTGGAAGAAGAACGACAATATATGTAATAAAAGACAAGTTCTATACGCAGCAACTGTCAACTGAACCGAGTATTATAATCCATAACCCTTTCAAAAGAGGACGTAAGAAAACACAACCAGACTCGTATATGGCAGCGTAAAACCAAACAGAAAAATAGCAAGGGCATGCCATACCAATGGAAAAGCAAATTTGGCTTGAAAGGCACATAACATCTAACCGAAAGCCATAAAAAATTTCTCTTTTTAAGTAGATTTACCATTGCCTTGCATTCAAAACATACAAATATATGATCATAAAGCAGCAACACCTAAGATATCAAACACTTATATAAGTATAAGAAAAGACGACTTAGAGCTTCAAAGAAATGCACCATAAGCAAAATgaacaaccaaaaataaaaattccagcTAGATTAACAATAATCATGTAGATGACATTCTAGATTATGGATTGAGAGTTTACTTATAGCAGTTTATCAGCTCCTTtggatatataaaataattagttaTCTAAAAAAAGTTTCAGATTAATACACAAACATCAAATTGAGCCCAAAAGTAAAATAGTGATATGCCAAAAAGGAACCGTAAAATAAATAGTGGAGCAAATACCATCAAAAACACCAAATTAAtcacaatatatatgtatatatataaaactttaagCTTGAATAATAAAGCCCAGGAACCAAAAACAAAACGTAAAAATAAAGAATCCAGCTGAAATAACATCAACCCAAGATCAAAAATAGCCCCAAAAAAAATGACTTGAGAAATAAGTATCAGAAAGGGACATGGGGATAAGTTGCTGAGGCTTAGGGATACAACTATCATGGACTTTCATGGTGATACTGTCACCTGTTCCTGATACCCATCTAAGGTTATAAAACTGTCGGCAAAGCTCTGATATCAAACACCTTGTCTTCATTTACTGCCATCTTCCACAATTTCCCATTTATTTCCACTGGTGTTGGTACAGCCATTGCAAAAAACAAAGGCTCCCCCTTTATATATCGCTAGAGCCAGCCTTTCTTGCTTTCTTTATTATCTTCAATCTTTGTTCAATGTGGGACAAGATAAATTGCTGTTgtacatttttttgttttgatttggttGAGATAAGAATGAATGTACTTGGAGTACCTCACCTTGGACTTAGGATTGAAGTTATACTTATTCACAATCTTGTGTTATATCTCTAGTTGCTGCCTTTTAAGCTTTGACTATCACATTTGTCAAAGTTAAGATGTTGCTttccattttcattcttttttttcaaacCTTTTTAACCATAGTTATTAACATATTAACAAAagaacattaaattaataaaaaaatattgtttaatagagttaatatttttaaaatttttataaaattttttatttaaatttgaaattaaattgaaaataaaaaatttcaagatattttcatataataattattaattttattacaaatttaaacttttaaatatataaaaatatatgtactttaacaaatatatatattaatgaaaaaaaagaaaaaaactggtGTGGAGCTAAACCAATGTAGGCCTGAAATTGGTCCATTATAACAGCCATTACCGAAGGTGGGTTCTGAGCCTACAATAAACCCAAAACCAAGAAACATTTGTCTTTCTCAAAtctaaaaccctaaatctttGCCCCCAAATGAAATCAAAGAAACTCTGAAAACCAAAGAACGGGAAAACACTTGGATACTAACCATTTTGTTTGGAAGCCATGAAAAGGGTTTTGTTCAGAGGCATTTCACTCACTACTCGCAATTTTCTTCACTCTTATACCAAAACCAACCAAAACCCAGTTCACTCGTTCAACCCACTCTCCGCTTCAACTCGGTCTCGACTCAGGTTCTACTCATCCGAATCGGATTCTCCCGTTGAAAAGAAGCCTGACCCTGTTGTAGAATCTGCTTCAGTAGCTGAAGCCCATGTCAAGGATGTAGCTTTGCCCGTTGAGGATGTGAGTAATAAAGGTAAAAATGGGTTAAAAAatattggatttgggtttctttttggCAATTTGTTTATTGTGCTTTTGTTTAGATGATGAGAAAGGAAAGTCTGAAcaagtttgatttttatttgattGGTTTGTTATGTTCATGTTAGTCTGGTAAAAAGTCTTAAACTGGGTCTGAGGATTTAATCTGTGCTTCTTCTTTGCtggaatttactttttttttatttggaaattatttgtttggttgttgagaaaggaagggaaactaaatcatgatatatgtatatatatatatgtttttgtttGGATAATGAGAAAAGCAAGTGATAGTTTGTTTTTTTGTTATGTTGTTTAACTTTGTTAGTTCTTTGGTGCCAGAGCTGAAAACCCGAATCAAGAAGTACTTTGAAGGGGATGAAGAGGCACTCCCTTCAGTTCTTGAGGCCATTTTGCGGAGAAAGTTGGCTGGGAAGCATGAGGAGAcggatgatgaattgatggatgaattggAGGTGCAACCACGAGACGATGTGGATGATGAAGAGTTCGAATCAGATTTTGATAATTTGTACTCGACTGATGAAGAGATAGAAAATTTGTATAGTGCCCGGGATATTGTCGTGAAGAGAATGGTCAAGGATGAGTACTTTAACATGGATGATCAGAAGTGGGATGAAATGATTAAGGAAGCTGTTCAGCATGGATATCTTAAAGACACAAAGGAGTGCGAGGAAATTCTAGAGGACATGCTTAGCTGGGACAAACTCCTCCCAGGTTTTTCTtgattttaatatcatatatgtTCTTTTCTATGTGAGGCTTTCTGGTTCTATTATACTGGATTGCTTTACTTTCTATCGTGGACCTGTAAATCTCTGCCAATTCTAGCTTATCATCTGCAATACTGATGGATGTTTAGATTATCAATCTATTTTCTTGTGAAATGATCGAATGCAATATTTTCAGGGTGTCTTTGTGTAGTGAAATGAGTGGTAGACTTGGTAAACTTGCATGTGTTACAAAATTGAATCTAGAGATCCACTTCCCAGTCTTGACTTGAGCAACTTACTTCCAATCTTCCTCCAAAGTAGTTTCCTAATCAATTTGGCTTTATGTATGCACTTTCTGAAGAATCTGAACTATTAGCCTATGATGCTCcgacttttcatttttcttgaagtacctgTGTCCAGCGTATATATAGACATCACTATGGGGATATGACCTGACATTGATCCTTGAAATATATGAAAgaagttagagaagattcaacaCACCTGTATGCTGCACTCACACCCTAGTCTGAGTAATATAGCTATTAGCCCCCATTtagtttttgatgaaataaagTGTGGATAGAAAACCTGTCAATACTTGCAATGTTTGTCCATAATGTTTGTAAATGAGAAATGACCCTAGTCTACTTCATTTCTCAAAGCCAATTGCTAGCGATTGCATGTAAATGTCACTAGAAGGCAGTTGCTAAGGCTTAAGAATCTGTTTTATGAGTCAGTGTTGGTTGTTTCAAGTTCACTTTAATGTCACTCTGTTTACTGCTTTCTAGTTTAACTTTTGTATGGTAAGTGACTTGTATACTAGTTGTTTCTCTTGAATATGCATGCAGAACTTACATATTAGTAGTTACAAACACAGATTTGCTGCTTGATAACAGatagatcttttttttttcatagttTACCATGGTTGCTTTATGCCTATATGATTTGCTTTCGAAAACACAGCTTGTATGATTAAAGGGAAGCAAATTCATAGCTCTAGTATAATATTTGACACTTCTGATAATATTCCAATTATCTTTTCGGCCTCTAGACTCTAGACCTTCATTTGAACTTTACGTATTCTCTTAACTAAGAACTGCATGGAGCTTGTACAATATGACAATAGGTGCAGTTTCACTCAACATGGACTGTGTTAGGGGGGGAAATAATTGGGTGACCATTTGAAGTGGCTTGGATCAAGGGATTACTAGGGTGGTGTTGCAGCTTCATGCTATTCCAACTCTTTAAACTTAGGCTTGTTATAATTCATAATTTTATGTAAATGATAATCGTATAGCATTATGCTGGCATGATCAGATGAGATGAAGAAAAAGGTGGAAGAAAGGTTTAATGAGCTAGGCGATATGTGTGAACGAGGCGAGCTTGAAGTTGAAGAAGCTTATGAGCAATTCAAGGAATTCGAGGATCAGATGGTAATGGAATACGGAAAGATGATGGAAGCTGAGGGCCCACCAAAATTTGATGAGACGGCTGTACCAGACTTAAAAAAGAACTTGGATGATCCACCTGGTGAGGGACCAATCCTTAGGTGGCAAACTCGGGCGGTGTTTGCTCCTGGTGGTGATGCGTGGCATCCCAAAAACAGAAAAGTAAAGATGTCTGTTACAGTGAAGGAGCTCGGGCTTTCAAAGCATCAATTCCGCCGGTTACGAGAGCTTGTTGGAAAGAGATACCATCCAGGCAAAGATGAACTTACAATTACTAGTGAGAGGTAAAGATATTTCTTTTTTGCTTTCCATATGACTCGTGCTAAGCTCCGGGTTCATGAACTTGTGggtaaatttatttgtttattcttcATTTTTAAAGGTTTGAACACCGTGAAGAGAACAGAAAAGATTGTCTCAGAACACTCTTTTCTCTCATTGAGGAAGCCGGAAAAGCTAACAAAATGGTGGAGGAGGCTCGTACTAAATATGTCAAGAACAGGCTTCGAGCCAATCCAGCATTCATGGAGAGATTGCGTGCAAAGACGATGAAATTGCAAGAATCTACTACATTCCCATAAATGAACTCTTTTAAGGaaatttatttgtttcttttatttgcaAATTTTGCTAACCAAATCTACAAAAAGTTAAATTTcttcaaggaaaagaaaaataaaaaaaatgtaactcTTTTAGTTCTTTTCATTTGATGGTGGATTTTTATTATTGAATCATTTTTAGTTTTGAGACAACGTCGAAAAGATTGCTCTGAaagaattaattatcattaactgtaaaatgtatatgaaaaatTAGACAtaaaaattatgtatattatatttttttataattcagaatcaagttttattttttatcgtTATCAAGTTTTCGACttctttttatattaaaaaaaattaaagattattgaatcactattatttttatttaataaacttcataaaatttcttaatatcCTAATTTccaacatttaaaattaatgattCAAATAGCAAAAACTaaatcttcattttttttctcaccAAAAGAAAAATTTCCATAAGAATTTTGAGGGGAAGGATGATATCAAAGGATTATAACAACATTGGATgattacaattattattattattattattattattatttctatttctattttaaatttagttataaaatatataaataatgatttatttataatttttttaagtcaaTGTCAAGGTATCTATTATTGGCATTAGTGATTAATCCTTTCACCTTGGGTGCTCACCGAAAAAATAAACGAttagttataaaatatgtttttgtttctATAAACGGGAATGAAACCACAACCACCTCATTAAAATATCTTTGTTTACCActtcttatttacttattt
This region includes:
- the LOC107920764 gene encoding uncharacterized protein, yielding MKRVLFRGISLTTRNFLHSYTKTNQNPVHSFNPLSASTRSRLRFYSSESDSPVEKKPDPVVESASVAEAHVKDVALPVEDVSNKELKTRIKKYFEGDEEALPSVLEAILRRKLAGKHEETDDELMDELEVQPRDDVDDEEFESDFDNLYSTDEEIENLYSARDIVVKRMVKDEYFNMDDQKWDEMIKEAVQHGYLKDTKECEEILEDMLSWDKLLPDEMKKKVEERFNELGDMCERGELEVEEAYEQFKEFEDQMVMEYGKMMEAEGPPKFDETAVPDLKKNLDDPPGEGPILRWQTRAVFAPGGDAWHPKNRKVKMSVTVKELGLSKHQFRRLRELVGKRYHPGKDELTITSERFEHREENRKDCLRTLFSLIEEAGKANKMVEEARTKYVKNRLRANPAFMERLRAKTMKLQESTTFP